A region from the Pseudomonas promysalinigenes genome encodes:
- the etfA gene encoding electron transfer flavoprotein subunit alpha, which yields MSDIIRRDPRAEWIARNRLHPLHAAMQTQQTRWMGPNGLIRKNPHAIATGFIGPAGLKRIDRSGAQQGTGVGGRRTAAAEVQLPLHQVPAPAFYVAVVPDMIGGRLSSHDRDLLGLAHGLAGSDGAVLAVVFGEHKESNFSTAGVDRLLVLEGEQFEGYAPEQLVQGLRAVDNQFAPQHWLLPDSRTGGGELGRRLGAALGERPATRVWQVKDGQCIGRAGAGQQDLQRAVPRLILGAAECAEPVSETRHEALPVELSTSVVRSLPRIEDLGAVAVDPATIAMAEAEFIVSGGNGVKDWDLYHKATAALGATEGASRVAVDDGFMPRNRQVGATGTWVTARVYVAVGISGAIQHLQGIGACDKVVAINMDPGCDMIKRADLSVIGDSSAILQALIEAVDNYRSGGQRDAA from the coding sequence ATGAGCGACATCATCCGCCGCGATCCACGCGCCGAGTGGATTGCCCGTAACCGTCTGCATCCGCTGCACGCGGCGATGCAGACGCAACAGACCCGCTGGATGGGCCCCAACGGCCTGATCCGCAAGAACCCCCATGCCATTGCCACCGGGTTCATCGGCCCGGCTGGCCTGAAACGTATCGACCGCAGTGGCGCCCAGCAGGGTACCGGTGTTGGTGGGCGGCGTACGGCGGCTGCCGAAGTGCAACTGCCGCTGCACCAGGTGCCAGCGCCTGCGTTCTACGTTGCCGTGGTGCCGGACATGATCGGCGGCCGCCTGAGTAGCCACGACCGCGACTTGCTCGGCCTGGCCCATGGCCTGGCCGGCAGCGACGGCGCAGTGCTGGCGGTGGTGTTTGGGGAACACAAGGAAAGCAACTTTTCCACAGCCGGTGTCGATCGCCTGCTGGTCCTTGAAGGCGAGCAGTTTGAAGGTTATGCACCGGAGCAGCTGGTGCAGGGGCTGCGCGCTGTGGACAACCAGTTCGCCCCACAGCATTGGCTATTGCCCGACAGCCGCACAGGTGGCGGCGAACTGGGCCGGCGCCTTGGCGCGGCCCTGGGCGAGCGCCCGGCCACGCGGGTCTGGCAGGTCAAGGATGGCCAGTGCATCGGCCGTGCCGGTGCCGGCCAGCAAGATCTGCAGCGCGCCGTACCACGCCTGATCCTGGGCGCGGCGGAGTGTGCCGAGCCAGTCAGTGAAACCCGTCACGAAGCGTTGCCGGTGGAGTTGTCCACAAGCGTAGTGCGCAGCCTGCCGCGTATCGAGGACTTGGGCGCTGTGGCAGTGGACCCTGCGACCATCGCCATGGCTGAAGCCGAGTTCATTGTTTCCGGTGGCAACGGCGTCAAGGACTGGGACCTGTACCACAAGGCCACCGCCGCCTTGGGCGCGACCGAAGGCGCCTCGCGGGTGGCGGTGGACGACGGCTTCATGCCGCGTAACCGCCAAGTCGGTGCCACCGGTACCTGGGTTACAGCGCGAGTCTATGTGGCTGTGGGTATCTCTGGCGCGATCCAGCACCTGCAGGGCATTGGCGCCTGTGACAAAGTGGTGGCGATCAACATGGACCCTGGCTGCGACATGATCAAACGGGCTGACCTGTCGGTGATTGGCGACAGTTCGGCGATTCTCCAGGCACTGATCGAAGCTGTGGACAACTACCGCAGCGGCGGCCAGCGCGACGCGGCATAA
- the etfB gene encoding electron transfer flavoprotein subunit beta encodes MSTKVISLVSIGAHPSSGRARRAEQDSRAVELGLQLAGDNLQVVHAGDPKQEALRAYLGMGLEHLDVLEQPAGADVLGVLGDYLRDAGAQLVLTGSQAETGEGSGMLPFLLAEKLGWPLIVGLAEVESIDNGTAQVLQALPRGQRRRLKVRLPLLATVDNAAPKPRQSAFGPARRGVLAARDVAIVEDELLADAQLQPARPRPKRLKVIKAKSGADRMKAATAKASGGGGKVLKDVSPQEGAEAILKLLVEEGVLR; translated from the coding sequence ATGAGTACGAAAGTGATCAGCCTGGTATCCATCGGCGCACACCCAAGCTCCGGTCGCGCCCGCCGCGCCGAACAGGATTCCCGCGCGGTGGAACTGGGCTTGCAGTTGGCTGGGGATAACTTGCAGGTGGTGCATGCCGGCGACCCTAAGCAAGAGGCCCTGCGCGCCTATCTAGGCATGGGCCTGGAGCATCTGGACGTGCTGGAGCAGCCAGCTGGTGCCGATGTGCTGGGCGTGCTCGGCGATTACCTGCGCGATGCTGGCGCCCAGTTAGTGCTGACCGGTAGCCAGGCTGAAACCGGGGAAGGTTCGGGCATGCTGCCGTTTCTATTGGCGGAAAAGCTTGGCTGGCCCCTGATTGTGGGGTTGGCTGAGGTGGAGTCGATCGACAATGGGACTGCCCAAGTGCTGCAAGCGCTGCCACGCGGCCAGCGCCGGCGGCTTAAGGTGCGCCTGCCGCTGTTGGCGACTGTGGATAACGCAGCACCCAAACCACGGCAAAGCGCTTTTGGCCCTGCGCGGCGGGGGGTATTGGCTGCGCGTGACGTTGCGATTGTCGAGGACGAACTGTTGGCCGATGCCCAGTTGCAACCAGCCCGCCCCAGGCCCAAGCGCTTGAAGGTGATCAAGGCCAAGAGCGGGGCCGACCGGATGAAAGCCGCAACGGCCAAAGCAAGCGGTGGTGGCGGCAAGGTGCTGAAGGATGTTTCCCCGCAGGAAGGTGCCGAGGCGATCCTCAAGCTGCTGGTAGAAGAAGGCGTTCTACGCTGA
- a CDS encoding RHS repeat-associated core domain-containing protein: MHGTLKATCIQGGGVSRAYSPYGAYRAIDGGCLAFTGQLFDSHVGGYHLGNGRRTYNPVLMRFHSPDSLSPFSTGGLNAYAYCAGDPVNRVDPSGASWLSHLITGVRVLSSTVTAGGAVLRTARNVVNRLESQHSGTLLVKPSFSQRVGNIAFAWTGVLGVGSAVAAPIQSGSVSNVLTSTSQRLGMSNVLGNIAGGLFSNSEAAQAVWRGVGRPGVSAGRVAWETVYEVTGARMAVEGATYLLHGARALGAGISAAYNAATDAWHSWSARQSSRAEPVTTISIRETSL, from the coding sequence ATGCACGGCACGCTAAAGGCCACATGTATCCAAGGCGGGGGAGTTTCGAGGGCCTATTCGCCGTATGGGGCGTACCGGGCGATCGATGGTGGATGCCTGGCTTTCACTGGCCAATTGTTCGATTCTCACGTTGGCGGCTACCACCTGGGTAATGGCCGACGAACCTATAACCCGGTGCTGATGCGTTTTCACTCCCCTGACTCTCTCAGTCCCTTTTCCACAGGCGGGCTGAATGCCTATGCCTACTGCGCTGGTGACCCAGTTAACCGGGTAGACCCCAGTGGCGCGAGCTGGCTAAGCCACTTGATAACCGGCGTCAGAGTGCTTTCAAGTACGGTAACGGCGGGTGGGGCCGTGTTACGCACGGCGAGAAATGTGGTCAATCGGCTGGAAAGCCAGCATTCGGGCACTCTTTTGGTTAAGCCGAGCTTCAGCCAACGTGTAGGTAACATTGCTTTCGCCTGGACAGGCGTGCTGGGCGTTGGGAGCGCGGTAGCAGCCCCTATCCAAAGCGGGTCGGTGAGTAATGTGTTGACCAGTACCAGCCAACGCTTGGGTATGAGCAATGTGCTCGGCAATATTGCGGGTGGCCTGTTCTCCAATAGCGAAGCTGCACAGGCGGTTTGGCGTGGGGTGGGGCGACCAGGCGTGTCAGCGGGTAGGGTGGCGTGGGAGACTGTTTATGAAGTCACAGGCGCCAGGATGGCGGTTGAGGGGGCTACCTATTTGTTGCACGGGGCCAGGGCCTTGGGCGCGGGTATCAGCGCGGCGTACAACGCTGCGACGGACGCTTGGCATAGTTGGAGTGCGCGGCAATCATCTAGGGCTGAACCCGTGACGACAATCTCCATCAGGGAAACATCTTTGTGA
- a CDS encoding RHS repeat-associated core domain-containing protein: MATKTRCLAVDRQCTVLAGESGITRRYTVYGALASSDCLITGFTGENRDPVTGCYHLGQGYRTYNPHLMRFHSPDDLSPFGLGGINAYVYRDPSNARDPSGHSPITISAFTQRIMTASFGSVSVVKSLVSKVPSTGLEILISRLTFGGGALSIAGATAQAAGWGSGTFVSNVGVVVAGTGHVLQLAKAFYVGRNQIYENVTGNLRSLIGMKAKGTDHMVSRPAPSAPPPTPLPQMPDPPGFRPSMTSGLSYNSDSPNVSQRSAPAQLSSGSGDEAYVSRKFSQPPNSDMSGKGQMQRIRKSI, translated from the coding sequence ATGGCCACGAAAACGCGGTGTCTGGCGGTAGATAGGCAATGTACGGTCCTAGCTGGCGAGAGCGGCATCACTCGGCGTTATACGGTGTATGGCGCGCTTGCCAGCAGCGATTGCCTGATCACAGGGTTCACCGGAGAAAACCGTGATCCAGTGACCGGTTGCTACCACTTGGGCCAGGGCTACCGAACTTACAATCCGCACTTGATGCGGTTCCATTCCCCGGATGATCTCAGCCCATTTGGGCTAGGTGGCATCAATGCATACGTCTATCGTGATCCAAGCAACGCTCGGGACCCTTCGGGCCATTCACCGATAACTATTTCGGCATTCACCCAACGGATCATGACGGCGAGCTTCGGCAGTGTCTCGGTGGTTAAATCCTTGGTGAGCAAGGTCCCCTCTACTGGGCTGGAGATACTCATCTCCCGGCTCACCTTTGGGGGAGGAGCATTGTCCATAGCAGGCGCAACGGCCCAAGCGGCGGGTTGGGGTTCGGGGACGTTCGTATCCAACGTCGGTGTTGTTGTCGCAGGCACAGGCCATGTCCTTCAGCTCGCAAAAGCATTCTATGTCGGGCGAAACCAGATCTACGAGAATGTGACTGGCAACTTACGTAGTCTGATAGGTATGAAAGCGAAGGGCACGGATCATATGGTGAGTAGGCCGGCCCCATCGGCGCCGCCACCAACCCCACTTCCGCAGATGCCTGATCCTCCAGGTTTTCGGCCAAGTATGACGAGTGGTCTGTCCTATAACTCTGATTCTCCAAATGTGTCCCAGCGGTCTGCTCCTGCACAGCTGTCCTCAGGGAGTGGTGATGAGGCCTATGTTTCACGGAAGTTTTCGCAACCACCTAACTCGGACATGTCGGGCAAGGGGCAGATGCAGAGGATCCGAAAATCCATCTGA
- the gbcA gene encoding glycine-betaine demethylase subunit GbcA — MDVTATLSLGDPLEPARKATAEMLQTRERTYSLPQPFYNDERLFQIDMQEIFQKEWLIAGMTCEIPAKGNYITLQIGNNPILVVRGAEGKVHAFHNVCRHRGSRLCVSDKGKVAKLVCHYHQWTYELDGRLLFAGTEMGADFDMKQYGLKPVNVKVAGGYIFISLAQNPPAIDEFLATLDHYMEPYDMENTKVAVQTTLMEKANWKLVLENNRECYHCSGSHPELLQTLLEWDDTNDPRADQAFKDHVAASAAAWEAEKIPYLHKSHGLRNRIVRMPLLKGTVSMTMDGKQACQKLMGRIKNPDLGSMRILHLPHSWNHCMGDHMIVFTVWPISAQETMVTTKWLVHKDAVEGVDYDPERMRKVWDATNDQDRRLAEENQRGINSTAYQPGPYSKTYEFGVVNFIDWYSDRMLANLGAEPAPYLTEVKAQ, encoded by the coding sequence ATGGACGTCACCGCAACCCTGAGCCTGGGCGATCCACTGGAACCTGCACGCAAGGCCACTGCCGAGATGCTGCAGACCCGCGAGCGTACCTACTCGCTGCCCCAGCCGTTCTACAACGACGAGCGTCTGTTCCAGATCGACATGCAGGAGATCTTCCAGAAAGAATGGTTGATCGCTGGCATGACCTGCGAGATCCCGGCCAAGGGCAACTACATCACCCTGCAGATCGGCAACAACCCGATCCTGGTGGTGCGCGGTGCCGAAGGCAAGGTACATGCCTTCCATAACGTGTGCCGCCACCGCGGCTCGCGCCTGTGCGTCAGCGATAAAGGCAAGGTGGCCAAGCTGGTTTGCCACTACCACCAATGGACCTACGAACTGGACGGCAGGCTGCTGTTCGCCGGCACCGAAATGGGCGCCGACTTCGACATGAAGCAGTACGGCCTCAAGCCTGTGAACGTGAAGGTCGCTGGGGGTTACATCTTCATCAGCCTGGCGCAAAACCCGCCAGCGATCGACGAGTTCCTGGCCACCCTGGACCATTACATGGAACCGTACGACATGGAGAACACCAAGGTGGCGGTGCAAACCACCTTGATGGAAAAGGCCAACTGGAAGCTGGTGCTGGAAAACAACCGCGAGTGTTACCACTGCTCAGGCTCCCACCCAGAGCTGCTGCAAACCCTGCTGGAGTGGGACGACACCAACGACCCGCGTGCCGACCAGGCCTTCAAGGACCACGTGGCCGCCTCTGCCGCCGCCTGGGAAGCCGAGAAGATCCCTTACCTGCACAAAAGCCATGGTCTGCGTAACCGCATCGTGCGCATGCCGCTGCTCAAGGGCACCGTGTCGATGACCATGGACGGCAAGCAGGCTTGCCAGAAGCTGATGGGCCGGATCAAGAACCCAGACCTGGGCTCGATGCGTATCCTGCACCTGCCGCACTCCTGGAACCACTGCATGGGCGACCACATGATCGTGTTCACCGTGTGGCCGATCAGCGCGCAAGAAACCATGGTCACCACCAAATGGCTGGTGCACAAGGATGCCGTCGAAGGTGTGGACTACGATCCAGAGCGCATGCGCAAGGTGTGGGACGCGACCAACGACCAGGACCGCCGGCTGGCCGAAGAGAACCAGCGTGGCATCAACTCCACCGCCTACCAGCCTGGGCCGTATTCGAAGACTTATGAGTTCGGCGTGGTGAACTTCATTGACTGGTACAGCGATCGCATGCTGGCCAATCTTGGCGCTGAACCTGCTCCTTACCTGACAGAGGTGAAGGCTCAGTAA
- the gbcB gene encoding glycine-betaine demethylase subunit GbcB, giving the protein MSDTFLNPVTTQTWANGRHIVRCVKVIQETWDVRTFCFMADQPIMFFFKPGQFVTLELEIEGKPVMRSYTISSSPSVPYSFSITVKRVPGGLVSNFLHDTMHEGAELPVHGPVGLFNAIDFPGAKVLYLSGGVGITPVMSMARWFYDTNANVDMVFVHSARSPKDIIFHRELEQMASRIPNFSLHIVCEKHGLGEPWAGYRGYLNQRLMELIAPDYMERVVFCCGPTPYMNAVKRMLEAVGFDMSNYHEESFGATPPEAKADAVEHAEQAADAPELDVSQLNLVEFIGSEKSIRVAPGETVHAAAAKVGLMIPKACGMGICGTCKVLKLGGEVEMEHNGGITEDDEAEGYILSCCSVPKGDVRIDY; this is encoded by the coding sequence ATGTCTGATACCTTCCTCAATCCGGTCACCACTCAGACCTGGGCCAACGGCCGCCACATCGTGCGCTGCGTCAAGGTCATCCAGGAGACCTGGGACGTGCGCACCTTCTGCTTCATGGCCGACCAGCCCATCATGTTCTTCTTCAAGCCAGGGCAGTTCGTCACCCTGGAGCTGGAAATCGAAGGCAAGCCGGTGATGCGCTCGTACACCATCTCAAGCTCGCCGTCGGTGCCTTACAGTTTCTCGATCACGGTCAAGCGCGTGCCGGGCGGGCTGGTGTCCAACTTCCTCCACGACACCATGCACGAGGGCGCCGAGCTACCGGTGCACGGCCCGGTGGGCCTGTTCAACGCCATCGACTTCCCAGGCGCCAAGGTGCTGTACCTGTCCGGCGGTGTCGGCATTACCCCGGTGATGTCGATGGCGCGCTGGTTCTATGACACCAACGCCAATGTCGACATGGTGTTCGTGCACAGCGCCCGTTCGCCGAAAGACATCATCTTCCATCGCGAGCTGGAGCAGATGGCCTCGCGCATTCCCAACTTCAGCCTGCACATCGTCTGCGAGAAGCACGGCCTGGGTGAGCCGTGGGCCGGCTATCGCGGCTACCTCAACCAACGCCTGATGGAACTGATCGCGCCGGACTACATGGAGCGCGTGGTGTTCTGCTGCGGCCCGACACCCTATATGAATGCGGTCAAGCGCATGCTCGAAGCGGTCGGCTTCGACATGAGCAACTACCACGAAGAATCGTTCGGGGCTACACCGCCAGAGGCCAAGGCCGATGCGGTGGAGCACGCCGAGCAGGCTGCCGATGCGCCGGAGCTGGATGTATCGCAGCTCAACCTGGTGGAGTTCATCGGCAGCGAGAAGAGCATCCGCGTAGCCCCTGGCGAGACCGTGCATGCAGCGGCGGCCAAGGTAGGGTTGATGATCCCCAAAGCCTGCGGCATGGGTATCTGCGGCACTTGCAAGGTACTCAAGCTGGGTGGCGAAGTGGAGATGGAGCACAACGGTGGTATCACCGAGGACGACGAAGCCGAAGGCTACATCCTGTCGTGCTGCAGCGTGCCTAAAGGGGATGTGCGCATCGATTACTGA
- a CDS encoding cell division protein ZapA, translating into MRLQAQPINVVSILGNDYSIKAPEGQEETLAQAVRMLNTALAETKRSYPTLIGDKLLVLAALNLCSKQIAQQQEHQQTLARTQAQIDATVDAIVKTIAES; encoded by the coding sequence ATGAGACTGCAAGCGCAGCCGATCAATGTCGTGTCTATTCTTGGCAACGACTATTCGATCAAGGCGCCCGAAGGCCAGGAAGAAACCTTGGCCCAGGCCGTGCGAATGCTCAATACCGCTCTGGCCGAAACCAAGCGTTCCTACCCCACCTTGATCGGCGACAAGTTGCTGGTGCTTGCTGCATTGAATCTGTGTTCCAAGCAAATTGCCCAGCAGCAAGAGCACCAACAGACATTGGCGCGAACCCAGGCGCAGATCGATGCCACGGTCGACGCCATCGTCAAGACTATCGCTGAGTCCTGA